In one Mucilaginibacter ginsenosidivorax genomic region, the following are encoded:
- a CDS encoding PorP/SprF family type IX secretion system membrane protein yields MKRFLYAIVFFITGVQFAYAQQKPQYTQYIFNNYLLNPALTGIENYTDVKAGYRSQWTGLEGAPTTGYLSINAPIGDRFVQGDATAFPASGGLNPSSRLYTQQYQAAEPHHGIGLTLVSDKTGPISQTTIDATYAYHLGLTDRLNLAVGVSAGVSHNVLDRAALHFGGVDDSDPILANLNTNQWKPDLGFGVWAYASDYFFGVSVQQILPQSLYVTGSSSLNKTVPHYFFTAGTKLFLSDDVTLIPSVLVKVIQPVPTTFDVNMKVSFQDKFWLGGSYRRSDSFAAMVGFNLSSFINVGYSYDFTTSALNTVSNGSHEIVIGILLNNRYKVTCPQHTF; encoded by the coding sequence ATGAAGAGATTTTTATACGCGATTGTTTTTTTTATTACGGGTGTACAATTTGCCTATGCACAGCAAAAGCCTCAATACACCCAGTATATTTTTAATAACTACCTGCTAAACCCGGCTCTAACCGGGATTGAGAATTATACCGATGTTAAAGCAGGTTACCGAAGCCAATGGACTGGCCTTGAAGGTGCGCCCACAACCGGTTATTTAAGCATCAACGCGCCCATTGGCGATAGGTTTGTGCAGGGCGATGCTACGGCTTTCCCGGCAAGTGGCGGGCTTAACCCCTCAAGCAGACTGTATACCCAGCAGTACCAGGCTGCAGAACCTCATCACGGCATTGGCTTGACGCTTGTATCTGACAAAACAGGCCCCATAAGCCAAACAACTATCGATGCCACCTATGCTTATCATTTAGGCCTTACCGATAGGCTGAACCTGGCAGTTGGTGTATCGGCGGGGGTAAGCCATAATGTGCTTGATCGCGCGGCCCTTCATTTTGGTGGGGTAGATGACTCTGATCCTATCCTGGCTAACCTAAACACCAATCAGTGGAAACCCGATTTAGGTTTTGGAGTTTGGGCTTATGCTTCTGATTACTTTTTTGGTGTGTCGGTACAGCAAATACTGCCGCAAAGCCTGTATGTAACCGGATCTTCATCGTTAAATAAAACAGTACCTCATTATTTCTTTACGGCGGGTACTAAGCTATTTTTGTCTGATGATGTTACGCTTATCCCGTCGGTATTGGTTAAAGTTATACAGCCAGTGCCTACTACATTTGATGTAAACATGAAAGTATCGTTCCAGGACAAGTTTTGGTTAGGCGGCTCGTATCGCCGCAGCGATTCTTTTGCGGCCATGGTTGGTTTCAACCTTAGCTCGTTTATAAATGTAGGTTACTCTTATGATTTTACCACTTCGGCATTAAACACCGTGAGTAACGGATCGCACGAAATAGTTATCGGCATACTGCTTAACAACCGTTATAAGGTCACCTGTCCGCAGCATACGTTTTAG